From the genome of Pelobacter propionicus DSM 2379, one region includes:
- a CDS encoding DMT family transporter — MKVAYLHLGLAILSEVIATSTLKSTAEFSKLLPSLVVVAGYASAFYFMTLSLRSIPIGISYAIWSGVGTVLIAGIAAILHRQLLDIPALVGIGLIVSGVIVINLFSKSVGL; from the coding sequence ATGAAAGTGGCATATCTGCACCTGGGACTGGCGATTCTGTCGGAAGTGATCGCCACAAGCACCCTCAAGTCAACCGCCGAATTCAGCAAGCTGTTGCCCAGTCTGGTCGTGGTCGCGGGATACGCTTCGGCGTTTTACTTCATGACCCTCAGTCTGCGCTCGATCCCCATCGGCATCAGCTATGCCATCTGGTCCGGCGTCGGCACGGTACTGATCGCCGGTATTGCGGCAATTCTCCACAGGCAGCTTCTTGATATCCCCGCGCTGGTCGGCATCGGACTGATCGTCAGCGGCGTTATCGTTATCAACCTGTTTTCGAAGAGTGTGGGGCTGTAA
- the pal gene encoding peptidoglycan-associated lipoprotein Pal codes for MKRGMMTLLALLAMAALMSAGCASNEVVKAEEPVVAPAQTEAPAVEVTQPAAPAAPVEAPKVEETAKADSEAVAAAFDVAYFDFDKSDLRQDARDALSKNADIMLKTNTAANVKIEGHCDERGSAEYNMALGERRAKSALQYLLTLGVPSQRLSIVSYGEEKPAAQGGNEEAWAKNRRTEFVVVK; via the coding sequence ATGAAACGAGGGATGATGACACTGTTGGCACTGTTGGCCATGGCGGCACTCATGTCTGCCGGATGCGCGAGCAATGAAGTCGTGAAGGCCGAAGAACCGGTTGTGGCGCCTGCCCAGACCGAGGCTCCTGCAGTTGAAGTTACCCAGCCCGCAGCGCCGGCAGCTCCCGTAGAGGCTCCCAAGGTCGAAGAGACCGCCAAGGCCGACTCCGAAGCAGTTGCAGCCGCATTTGACGTCGCGTATTTTGACTTTGATAAATCCGACCTGCGCCAGGATGCCCGTGACGCGCTCTCCAAGAACGCGGATATCATGCTGAAAACAAACACCGCGGCCAACGTCAAGATCGAAGGTCACTGTGACGAGCGCGGTTCGGCCGAGTACAACATGGCTCTGGGTGAGCGACGCGCCAAGTCGGCCCTGCAGTACCTGCTGACCCTGGGTGTGCCGTCGCAGCGTTTGTCCATCGTCAGCTATGGCGAAGAGAAACCGGCCGCACAGGGCGGCAATGAAGAGGCTTGGGCAAAGAACAGAAGGACTGAGTTCGTCGTCGTCAAGTAG
- the tolB gene encoding Tol-Pal system beta propeller repeat protein TolB — protein sequence MMRTLLILLVLFLMLPAVSWSENGYIEITAPGNRQLRMAVDVPRSLEAASSPEKAREMGEVIAFDMNMSGLCLAEIKEQFNLSGALLFAEADFNSWLKGGYDLLVRGEYSVKGDDLTVEFRLFDLANRKMMTARRYLGKTKDLRRFAHSFADEILLAMTGERGCFTTHIAFVSTRSGNKEIAIMDWDGHDTRQLTRNHSINLNPDFSPNGREIIFTSYKRHNPDLYRRPLSSPVEVAVSHREGLNITGAWSPDGSRIALALSKDGNSEIYTIARDGSSPVRLTSHPAIEISPTWSPNGSQIAFVSDRLGKPQIFIMNADGTGVRRLTTNGGYNVNPRWSPKGDKIAYARMEGGGFQIHTINVNGSDDTQLTSSGSSENPAWSPDGRLIAFSGRRGSGDEIYVMRADGSGETRVSKVGGRSTQPAWQPR from the coding sequence ATGATGAGAACCCTTCTGATCCTTCTCGTGCTGTTCCTGATGCTGCCGGCCGTGTCATGGTCAGAGAACGGCTATATCGAGATAACCGCGCCGGGCAATCGCCAACTCAGGATGGCCGTGGATGTTCCCCGCAGTCTGGAAGCGGCCTCGTCGCCCGAAAAGGCCCGGGAGATGGGGGAGGTGATCGCCTTCGACATGAACATGTCGGGCCTCTGTCTGGCTGAAATCAAGGAACAGTTTAACCTCTCGGGCGCTCTGCTCTTTGCCGAGGCCGACTTCAACTCCTGGCTGAAGGGGGGCTATGACCTGCTGGTGCGGGGCGAATACAGCGTAAAGGGAGACGATCTGACGGTCGAGTTCCGGCTCTTCGACCTGGCCAACCGCAAGATGATGACCGCCCGACGCTATCTGGGAAAGACAAAGGACCTGCGCAGGTTCGCCCACTCCTTTGCCGACGAGATCCTGCTGGCCATGACTGGTGAACGGGGCTGCTTTACCACCCATATTGCATTTGTCAGCACCAGATCCGGCAACAAGGAGATCGCCATCATGGACTGGGACGGTCACGACACCCGGCAGCTGACCAGAAACCACTCCATCAACCTCAACCCCGACTTCTCGCCCAACGGCCGCGAGATCATCTTCACCTCCTATAAGCGGCACAACCCGGATCTTTACCGGCGTCCCCTTTCCAGTCCGGTGGAGGTGGCGGTCTCCCATCGCGAAGGTCTGAATATCACCGGCGCCTGGTCGCCCGATGGATCGCGAATCGCCCTGGCTCTGAGCAAGGACGGAAATTCCGAAATCTATACCATTGCCCGGGACGGTTCCAGCCCGGTTCGCCTGACCTCTCACCCGGCCATAGAAATTTCCCCCACCTGGTCGCCCAATGGCTCCCAGATCGCCTTCGTCTCCGACCGCCTGGGGAAACCGCAGATTTTCATCATGAATGCCGATGGAACCGGCGTTCGGCGCCTTACCACCAACGGCGGCTACAACGTCAATCCGCGCTGGTCGCCAAAGGGGGACAAAATCGCCTATGCTCGCATGGAGGGCGGTGGATTCCAGATCCATACCATCAATGTCAATGGTAGCGACGACACCCAGTTGACCAGCAGCGGCAGCAGCGAAAACCCGGCCTGGTCGCCCGATGGCCGCCTGATAGCGTTCAGCGGTAGGAGGGGAAGTGGAGACGAAATCTACGTCATGCGGGCCGACGGCTCGGGAGAGACCCGCGTCAGCAAGGTCGGGGGGCGCAGTACCCAGCCGGCCTGGCAGCCGCGCTGA
- a CDS encoding cell envelope integrity protein TolA: MTARQATSDRPFGISLCLSVIFHALCGVSLVWWQSLVPPPLVLQETYYVDVVNLPVASPRSGSPTQQGDMAEAAPPLPQAEEKAMPLPSPPKPADSGKQSKAPKTAPRNLPDVDSDSFAKKMAKLEGRVASGQHESAVESLRRKVASGGSGRSGMPGGKGQEAGSDYVAYIQSRLKDAFRETISYTSRAPEVVVRISLDSSGRLARKKIERSSGDLAFERSVIAAIDRASEKFPAPPDRRGFEGVFVFKPQGVSNSRP, from the coding sequence ATGACCGCACGACAGGCCACATCCGACAGACCCTTTGGCATCAGTCTCTGTCTCTCCGTCATCTTCCACGCCCTCTGCGGGGTGTCGCTGGTGTGGTGGCAGAGCCTGGTGCCCCCTCCCCTGGTCCTGCAGGAAACCTACTACGTAGATGTCGTCAACCTTCCGGTCGCCTCTCCCCGGTCCGGCAGTCCGACCCAGCAGGGGGACATGGCAGAGGCCGCTCCTCCCCTCCCGCAGGCGGAGGAAAAGGCCATGCCCCTCCCTTCCCCCCCGAAGCCGGCAGACAGCGGCAAGCAGAGCAAGGCGCCGAAGACTGCTCCCCGAAACCTGCCGGATGTGGACTCGGATTCCTTTGCCAAGAAAATGGCCAAACTGGAGGGAAGGGTTGCATCCGGCCAGCACGAGTCCGCCGTGGAGAGCCTGCGTCGCAAAGTCGCCTCAGGCGGCAGCGGCAGGTCGGGCATGCCCGGTGGCAAGGGGCAGGAGGCTGGCAGCGACTATGTCGCCTATATCCAGTCCCGCCTGAAGGACGCCTTTCGGGAGACCATCAGTTACACCAGCAGGGCTCCCGAGGTGGTTGTGCGCATCAGTCTTGATTCAAGCGGCAGGCTGGCCCGTAAAAAAATCGAACGGAGCAGCGGTGATCTTGCCTTTGAGCGTTCCGTTATCGCTGCCATAGACAGGGCCAGTGAGAAGTTTCCCGCCCCTCCCGACAGGAGGGGTTTCGAGGGAGTATTTGTGTTCAAGCCCCAGGGCGTTTCCAACAGCAGACCATGA
- the tolR gene encoding protein TolR, with amino-acid sequence MAMGGQGNNRAAMADINVTPLVDVMLVLLVIFMVTAPMMQQGVQVNLPKADTKAMTQAEETVIVTVDGKGRIFINKDEVPAGDLRSRLSEMFANREKKEIFLKADAGVPYGEVVRAMADIKGAGIERLGMVTEPAQK; translated from the coding sequence ATGGCCATGGGAGGACAGGGAAACAACCGCGCTGCCATGGCCGATATCAACGTCACGCCGCTGGTGGACGTCATGCTGGTGCTCCTGGTGATCTTCATGGTTACCGCTCCCATGATGCAGCAGGGGGTGCAGGTCAACCTGCCCAAGGCGGACACCAAGGCCATGACCCAGGCCGAGGAGACGGTGATCGTCACGGTGGATGGAAAGGGCAGGATTTTCATCAACAAGGACGAAGTGCCTGCCGGGGACCTGCGTTCCCGTCTCTCGGAGATGTTCGCCAACCGTGAGAAGAAGGAGATCTTCCTCAAGGCCGATGCCGGCGTCCCCTACGGCGAGGTGGTCAGGGCCATGGCCGACATCAAGGGTGCCGGCATCGAGCGCCTGGGCATGGTGACGGAACCGGCCCAGAAGTAA
- the tolQ gene encoding protein TolQ, with protein MALLLNAGIVVKLVLILLLFFSVVSWAIILFKLFQVHRANRESERFMDLFWKSSRFDTIASQLDRFSSSPLSVLFNEAYAELNKLMDKGATSNGGGLSTDLGGIENVSRALRRATNSELTRLERYLTFLATTGSTSPFIGLFGTVWGIMTAFEGIGRTGSASLAVVAPGIAEALIATAIGLVAAIPAVMAYNHFQHKIRVLTNDMDSFSTEFLNIVQRTVAGR; from the coding sequence GTGGCCCTGCTGCTTAACGCCGGTATCGTCGTCAAACTGGTCCTGATTCTGCTTTTGTTCTTCTCGGTGGTTTCCTGGGCAATCATCCTCTTCAAACTCTTTCAGGTACACCGCGCCAACAGGGAATCGGAGCGCTTCATGGACCTGTTCTGGAAATCGTCCCGCTTCGACACCATCGCCTCCCAGCTTGACCGCTTCTCCAGCTCCCCCCTCTCCGTTCTGTTCAACGAGGCTTACGCCGAGCTCAACAAGCTGATGGACAAAGGGGCCACAAGCAACGGCGGGGGCTTGAGCACCGACCTGGGCGGCATCGAGAACGTCTCCCGCGCCCTGCGCCGGGCCACCAACTCGGAGCTGACCCGCCTGGAGCGCTACCTGACCTTTCTGGCCACCACCGGCTCCACCTCCCCCTTCATCGGCCTGTTCGGCACGGTGTGGGGCATCATGACCGCCTTCGAGGGGATCGGCAGGACCGGTTCCGCCTCCCTGGCTGTCGTTGCCCCGGGCATCGCTGAGGCGTTGATCGCCACCGCCATCGGCCTGGTTGCCGCCATTCCGGCGGTTATGGCCTACAACCATTTTCAGCACAAGATCCGCGTCCTGACCAACGATATGGACAGCTTCTCCACTGAGTTCCTCAACATCGTGCAGCGCACCGTGGCGGGGAGATAG
- a CDS encoding carbon-nitrogen family hydrolase → MITAAAIQFTIKPGNVDANLAHARDALGRASDRGAQLVVLPEMWSCGFCGKSLAGLAMHTAAIAEELQDLSRRLGLVVVGSMPEPNGDRVFNTIHLIDNGRLAGIYRKVHLFSLLGEDRVFAAGDGCLLADTSIGKIGVIICYDLRFPELSRRLALEGAQILCIPAQWPKPRNEQWRTLLQARAIENQFFVVASNTCGMVGKLDFFGMSMIIGPRGDVLAEAGDRETEIVAGLDMRDMAEWRAQIPCFKDRRPELY, encoded by the coding sequence ATGATAACCGCTGCCGCCATCCAGTTTACTATCAAGCCTGGCAATGTGGATGCAAACCTCGCCCATGCGCGGGACGCCCTCGGGCGCGCCTCCGACCGGGGGGCTCAACTGGTCGTGCTGCCCGAAATGTGGTCCTGCGGTTTTTGCGGCAAAAGCCTGGCTGGTCTTGCCATGCATACCGCGGCTATTGCCGAGGAATTGCAGGATCTTTCCCGCAGGCTGGGTTTAGTGGTTGTGGGAAGCATGCCCGAACCAAACGGGGACAGGGTGTTCAACACAATCCATCTGATCGACAACGGCAGGCTTGCAGGAATCTACCGCAAGGTCCACCTGTTTTCCCTGCTGGGGGAAGATCGCGTTTTTGCCGCTGGAGACGGCTGTCTGCTGGCGGATACATCGATCGGGAAAATCGGTGTCATCATCTGCTATGACCTGCGTTTTCCCGAGTTGTCACGACGTCTTGCCCTCGAGGGCGCTCAGATCCTCTGCATCCCGGCCCAATGGCCCAAGCCACGAAACGAACAGTGGCGAACACTGCTGCAGGCCCGGGCCATAGAGAACCAGTTCTTCGTTGTTGCATCCAACACCTGCGGCATGGTGGGCAAACTGGATTTCTTCGGCATGAGCATGATAATCGGCCCCCGGGGGGACGTGCTTGCGGAGGCGGGAGATCGGGAAACGGAGATCGTTGCCGGCCTTGATATGCGGGATATGGCCGAGTGGCGTGCTCAAATCCCCTGCTTCAAAGATCGCAGGCCGGAATTGTACTGA
- the trxB gene encoding thioredoxin-disulfide reductase yields the protein MDSTHHPLLILGAGPAGYTAAIYAARANIVPTLITGLQPGGQLTTTTEVDNWPGDYQGVQGPELMERMRLHAERFNTRIIYDHITRADLGRRPFLLEGDSAAYTCDALIIATGASARYLGLPSEQAFLGKGVSGCATCDGFFYRGKDVAVIGGGSTAVEEALYLSNIARHVTIVHRRDEFRAEKYLANLIIEKSKNGNITIEWDHVLDEVLGDASGVTGMRIRHKSGQSTKEIPLHGVFIAVGHSPNTKIFEGQLEMDNGYIRTKCASVEGNMTATSVEGVFAAGDVQDYIYRQAVTSAASGCMAAKDAEHYLAALRH from the coding sequence ATGGATTCGACCCATCACCCGCTACTCATTCTGGGCGCAGGCCCTGCCGGCTATACTGCCGCTATCTATGCAGCCCGGGCAAACATTGTGCCCACGCTTATCACCGGTCTGCAACCCGGAGGCCAGCTCACCACCACCACCGAAGTCGACAATTGGCCGGGAGATTATCAGGGAGTACAGGGCCCTGAACTGATGGAGCGGATGCGCCTGCATGCCGAGCGGTTCAACACCCGGATCATCTACGACCACATCACACGTGCCGACCTGGGGCGGCGCCCCTTTCTGCTGGAGGGAGACTCGGCGGCCTACACCTGTGATGCCCTGATCATAGCCACCGGCGCGTCGGCCAGATACCTGGGACTCCCTTCGGAACAGGCTTTTCTGGGCAAGGGGGTATCCGGTTGCGCAACGTGTGACGGGTTCTTCTATCGCGGCAAGGATGTGGCGGTCATCGGTGGCGGCAGTACGGCGGTCGAAGAGGCTCTCTATCTCTCCAATATCGCCCGGCACGTGACCATCGTGCATCGTCGCGACGAATTCAGGGCCGAAAAATACCTGGCCAACCTGATCATCGAAAAATCAAAAAACGGCAACATCACCATAGAGTGGGATCATGTGCTGGATGAAGTGCTGGGTGATGCAAGCGGCGTCACCGGCATGCGCATCCGCCACAAGAGCGGCCAGTCAACCAAGGAGATCCCGCTGCACGGCGTCTTCATCGCCGTCGGCCACTCGCCCAACACGAAGATATTCGAGGGGCAGTTGGAAATGGACAACGGCTACATCCGCACGAAATGCGCAAGCGTCGAGGGCAACATGACCGCAACCAGTGTCGAGGGTGTTTTTGCCGCGGGAGACGTTCAGGATTACATCTACCGCCAGGCTGTGACGTCCGCCGCTTCCGGTTGCATGGCTGCTAAGGATGCCGAACACTACCTCGCCGCCCTGCGCCATTGA
- a CDS encoding tetratricopeptide repeat protein has translation MNWDYLSSSTEKLFSALSINQTTYRDSAANNALSAGLTQYQNGNYKAAAASFRLATAYDTDNINAYNYLAKADLKLGKSTEAIKAYKISLEIDSSQGDTYVDLASIYIDNKNYTEAEKVLKKGSKSDPTNSLPIYTLGLLQLNNLNKPKEAEESFRKTIRIAPNDGNAYYGLGAALNKQGDYSGAVTQLNKALSLKRNSAATMYELGNAYASLGKTDSTKDMIKKLKALGTSEGSNLAGDLQVLINQPKIIGINQKQSTFNTSMGIVSLLALDPSFVTPSSSVRFSMTFKFDSEMDIDSVTNIANWKVGRSSGAIAGLYDNGLYRATDRSSAVMATKVTYNPTTKEATVYFPISQNSDGNGTIDTSRLTFTFKGTDANGKKIDSSADQYNGFAKKAF, from the coding sequence ATGAATTGGGATTATCTTTCAAGCAGTACCGAAAAGCTGTTTTCTGCCCTGTCCATAAACCAGACTACCTATCGAGACAGCGCGGCCAATAATGCCCTGTCCGCTGGCCTGACCCAGTACCAGAACGGTAATTACAAGGCTGCCGCCGCATCGTTCCGCCTTGCTACCGCATACGATACCGATAATATCAATGCATATAACTATCTTGCCAAGGCTGACCTCAAGCTGGGAAAATCAACGGAGGCAATCAAAGCCTACAAGATATCCCTTGAGATTGACAGCAGTCAGGGGGATACCTATGTCGATCTTGCCAGCATATACATCGATAACAAGAACTACACCGAGGCCGAGAAGGTTCTGAAAAAAGGAAGCAAGTCGGATCCCACCAATTCCCTGCCCATTTATACCCTCGGCCTTTTACAGCTCAACAACCTGAACAAGCCGAAAGAGGCTGAAGAGTCGTTTCGCAAGACCATCAGAATCGCACCCAATGATGGAAATGCCTATTATGGACTGGGAGCTGCTCTTAACAAGCAGGGAGACTACAGCGGGGCGGTCACGCAGTTGAACAAGGCCCTGTCCCTGAAAAGGAATTCGGCAGCCACGATGTACGAACTGGGCAACGCCTATGCCTCTTTGGGCAAGACCGACTCCACAAAGGATATGATCAAGAAACTGAAGGCTTTGGGTACCAGTGAAGGCAGTAATCTGGCCGGTGATCTGCAAGTTCTCATCAATCAGCCCAAAATTATCGGCATAAACCAAAAACAGAGTACATTCAATACCTCTATGGGAATTGTTTCACTACTGGCGCTTGACCCAAGCTTTGTCACGCCGTCTTCGAGCGTGCGCTTTTCCATGACATTCAAGTTTGATTCCGAAATGGATATTGATTCCGTTACCAATATTGCCAACTGGAAGGTGGGACGCTCTTCAGGGGCCATTGCCGGGTTGTACGATAACGGCCTCTACCGCGCCACTGACCGGAGCTCCGCTGTCATGGCAACCAAGGTCACCTACAATCCGACCACCAAAGAGGCTACCGTTTACTTCCCCATATCCCAGAACAGCGACGGGAACGGGACCATAGACACAAGCCGTTTGACGTTCACGTTCAAGGGAACCGACGCGAACGGCAAGAAGATTGACTCTTCCGCTGATCAGTACAACGGTTTCGCTAAGAAGGCCTTCTAA
- a CDS encoding tetratricopeptide repeat protein, whose translation MAGSPYEFGRHTDYSYGTVAIGRNSASLEHSLYLNLQENTKRTPERTTMNISLHETSRENESHFSRGLRLHRMGRLQDALACYELALQESFRPDILLNIGALLHDLELHTEALRVYGRVLELAPDSAPTYHNRANTLLALNRCEEAIQDYQRAAELIPDNPEPLVPMGMAFERLLSHDEAMACYDAALRRDPNCAEAHWNRALLHLKLGRYEEGWEEFEWRWKKRGYTTASRDFDVPAWGGESLEQQTILVHAEQAFGDTIQFARYLPLVAERCGRLILEVPLPLCELLRTVSGVSDVLPVGSPLPPCDRHVPLMSLPGVFSTTIKTIPRTVPYLSPPSERIKAWQKLLEPYSTFKAGVVWAGRKTPDPLRSCRLTDIAPLASIRGITFFSLQMDDAASQFASPPPGMTCVDLTVHIHDFADTAAFIAQLDLVITIDTSVAHLSGALGKPTFVLLPYVADWRWMLRRSDSPWYPTMRLFRQSTRGDWREPIQKLVAALEESLTESGRYAHSRDTAVPPGVMESYHRGVALLDRQRFKEAHALLSQAVQESPRWSPPLAALGLCCYHQGSAARAEERFRQAIGYDENNVDAYRCLGLLLNEQERYEEAAFLFATALSLAPNDCDLRRFLGDAHFGLGNYADAAHWYNNALSRRPDDVEVLLNLGAASEVLNRFDVAECSLLRAIELSPGDHRAYLNLGGVFLSQNRLEQAERYFQKALECKPNDPTVRWNLAQVSLIRGNYQKGFEEFETRFDKKGPVRVDLCGLPLWDGSSLSGKTLLVVTEQAFGDALQFCRFLPLLAQQGGRIFLRNSLKPLETLLATLPFLEQMVHPGETVPHCDWAVPMMSIPRLLGTTLETVPRKVPYLFPDSGRCSWWRESLRDDPGFKVGITWKGRSKPDPRRSADTHCFSLLQDIRGVSWYSLQVAERGEQQPTLPTGIPLRDSAHLLKDFSDTAALITQLDLVISIDSAVAHLAGSLGRPTWLLLPFSPDWRWMLERADSPWYPTMRLFRQPSPGTWHAVFSDLASALRQVLTTQQRNC comes from the coding sequence ATGGCAGGATCTCCCTATGAATTTGGTCGTCATACGGATTACTCGTATGGTACTGTTGCTATCGGTAGAAACAGCGCATCACTTGAGCATTCTTTGTACCTGAATTTACAGGAAAATACCAAAAGAACCCCGGAAAGAACAACAATGAATATCAGTTTGCATGAAACGTCTCGGGAAAACGAGAGTCATTTCAGCAGGGGGCTGCGACTGCACCGGATGGGGCGACTTCAGGATGCCCTGGCATGCTACGAACTGGCGCTTCAGGAGAGCTTTCGTCCCGACATTCTGCTCAATATAGGGGCATTGCTTCATGACCTGGAGTTACACACCGAGGCTCTCCGTGTGTATGGGCGTGTTCTCGAACTCGCCCCAGACTCCGCCCCGACATACCATAACAGAGCAAACACGCTGCTTGCCCTGAACCGGTGCGAGGAGGCGATACAGGACTACCAGCGGGCGGCGGAGCTGATTCCGGACAATCCGGAACCGTTGGTCCCCATGGGTATGGCCTTTGAGCGACTGCTGAGTCACGACGAGGCAATGGCATGCTACGATGCTGCCCTGAGACGCGATCCAAATTGCGCCGAGGCACACTGGAACAGGGCACTTCTGCATTTGAAACTCGGCCGTTATGAAGAGGGATGGGAGGAATTCGAATGGCGCTGGAAGAAGAGGGGCTATACGACGGCTTCGCGTGATTTCGACGTGCCTGCCTGGGGAGGCGAATCCCTTGAGCAACAGACCATCCTAGTGCATGCCGAACAGGCCTTTGGCGACACTATCCAGTTCGCCCGCTATCTTCCGCTCGTGGCGGAGCGGTGCGGGCGTCTCATTCTTGAGGTTCCTCTCCCTCTCTGCGAGCTCCTGCGTACGGTTTCCGGTGTGTCGGACGTGCTCCCGGTCGGTTCTCCGCTGCCTCCCTGTGACCGGCATGTACCGTTGATGAGTCTTCCCGGTGTGTTTAGTACAACCATAAAAACAATTCCCCGCACTGTTCCCTATCTGTCTCCACCTTCGGAACGCATAAAGGCTTGGCAGAAATTGCTCGAACCGTATTCAACGTTCAAGGCCGGCGTTGTCTGGGCCGGGCGCAAGACACCCGACCCCCTGCGCTCGTGTCGACTGACAGACATTGCCCCTTTGGCAAGCATTCGGGGAATCACCTTTTTCTCCCTTCAAATGGACGACGCGGCTTCCCAGTTCGCGTCACCTCCACCGGGAATGACTTGTGTCGACCTGACTGTCCATATCCACGATTTTGCCGATACGGCAGCCTTCATCGCTCAACTGGATCTAGTTATCACGATTGATACATCGGTGGCCCACCTGTCCGGCGCCCTGGGAAAACCGACGTTTGTACTCTTGCCATACGTCGCGGATTGGCGTTGGATGCTGAGACGCTCCGACTCTCCCTGGTATCCCACCATGCGACTGTTCCGTCAGAGCACGCGCGGCGACTGGCGTGAACCGATACAGAAATTGGTTGCCGCACTGGAAGAATCGCTGACTGAGTCAGGCAGATATGCACACAGCCGTGATACCGCTGTGCCACCCGGCGTCATGGAGAGTTACCATCGGGGAGTCGCCTTGCTGGATAGGCAACGATTTAAGGAGGCACATGCGCTGCTTTCGCAGGCTGTCCAGGAATCCCCCCGATGGAGCCCCCCCCTTGCTGCCCTGGGCTTATGCTGCTACCACCAGGGCAGTGCTGCCCGGGCGGAAGAACGGTTCCGTCAAGCTATAGGCTACGATGAAAACAACGTGGATGCCTACCGCTGTCTCGGGCTCCTACTAAACGAGCAGGAACGATATGAGGAAGCAGCCTTTCTGTTCGCGACGGCTCTCTCACTTGCCCCGAACGACTGCGATCTCAGGCGATTCCTAGGTGATGCGCACTTTGGTTTGGGCAATTATGCTGATGCCGCCCATTGGTACAACAATGCCCTTTCCAGACGCCCCGATGATGTGGAGGTTTTGCTGAACCTTGGTGCGGCAAGTGAAGTATTGAACCGCTTTGACGTGGCGGAATGCTCGCTTCTGAGAGCAATCGAGTTATCCCCTGGGGATCACCGTGCGTATCTGAACCTGGGAGGAGTCTTTCTCTCGCAGAACCGTCTGGAGCAGGCTGAACGGTACTTTCAAAAAGCTTTGGAATGCAAGCCGAACGATCCGACCGTGCGATGGAATTTGGCGCAGGTGTCATTAATCCGTGGAAACTACCAAAAGGGTTTTGAGGAGTTTGAAACGCGTTTCGACAAGAAGGGCCCGGTCAGGGTTGACCTGTGTGGTCTGCCGCTTTGGGACGGCTCTTCGCTTTCAGGAAAGACGTTGCTTGTCGTGACCGAGCAGGCCTTTGGAGATGCCCTGCAGTTCTGTCGCTTTTTGCCACTACTGGCCCAACAGGGAGGAAGGATTTTTCTGCGCAACAGCTTGAAACCGCTTGAAACGTTGCTGGCGACGCTGCCGTTTCTGGAACAAATGGTTCACCCCGGAGAAACAGTGCCCCATTGTGATTGGGCTGTGCCGATGATGTCGATTCCACGCCTCCTGGGCACCACCCTGGAAACGGTGCCGAGAAAGGTTCCCTATCTTTTTCCCGACAGTGGGAGGTGCAGTTGGTGGCGGGAGTCTCTGCGAGACGATCCCGGCTTCAAGGTCGGCATTACCTGGAAAGGACGGAGCAAGCCCGACCCCCGGCGCTCGGCCGACACGCACTGTTTTTCCCTTTTGCAGGACATCCGTGGGGTTTCCTGGTATTCGTTGCAGGTTGCGGAGCGAGGGGAACAACAACCGACATTACCGACTGGTATACCACTGAGGGATTCGGCTCATCTGCTCAAGGATTTTTCCGACACGGCTGCGCTGATTACTCAGCTGGATCTGGTGATATCCATTGACAGCGCCGTTGCACACCTGGCAGGTTCCCTCGGCAGGCCGACCTGGCTCTTATTGCCCTTTTCTCCAGACTGGCGCTGGATGCTGGAGCGGGCCGACTCTCCCTGGTACCCCACCATGCGACTGTTCCGCCAGCCTTCCCCTGGAACATGGCATGCCGTATTCAGCGACCTGGCCTCGGCACTGAGGCAGGTGCTAACAACTCAGCAACGGAACTGTTGA